In Primulina eburnea isolate SZY01 unplaced genomic scaffold, ASM2296580v1 ctg631, whole genome shotgun sequence, the sequence agactttatgggctaaacttggcacaaaattgttgttttctactacttgtcaacctcaaacggatggacaaactgaagttgtcaatagaactttgggaacacttttgcgtgctattcttaaatagaacttggattgacatttgtatggactttattttggggttccctaggactaagaatgggagggattctatttttgttgttgtggatagattctctaagatggcacaatttatagcttgtcataaaaccgatgatgcttcaaacattgcggatttgttctttagagaagtcgttaggttgcatggcatgcctaggactattgtttctggtcgtgatgttaaattcttgagttacttttggaagactttatgggctaaacttggcacaaaattgttgttttctactacttgtcatcctcaaacggatggacaaactgaagttgtcaattgaactttgagaacacttttgcgtgctattcttcaatagaacttggattgacatttctgtggactttattttggggttgccttggactaagaagaggagggattctatttttgttgttgtggatagattctctaagatggcacattttatagcttgtcataaaaccgatgatgcttcaaacattgcggatttgttctttagagaagtcgttaggttgcatggcatgcctagggctattgtttctggtcgcgatgttaaattcttgagttacttttgtgtaatgcccggaaatttaatcctagtaatcggtaattattgatttataatttgatatgattacgaaaggattaatcgggacacgaaataagagttCATATAACTTGTGTAAGTTTTGGACAgaagtagtggcgcccgagcggtagattacgaccgcccgagcgctaaTGTTCAATAGGAAAATGTCTCGggcagaaagtgtggcgccagggcggtagtttttgaccgcccgagcgccaaggcgtGACAAGCTGAACACTTGGACAgaatgttcggcgcccgagcggtagtttttggcAGCTCGAGCGCCGCTTAAAATAAGTGAAATTCTGGAGAAGACACGTAcggattgcatgcaatatatatatgaaacaaGCTTCGTTTCTCCTTCATTATTTTCGAAAAAAGAGTCGAGAAAAGTCTCTGGAAAGTAGTGGGAAATCCTTACgtcttttctgagaaatccgtccgtctgattttgaatccgacttcggtactgagttcctaggaacgtaggctacaactggacgtaagttttgctacgttttgacatgctttgaaattatgctattgtcagaatggaataggattcatatatgatgttcttgacatgttagacatcatagaatcgaagtcagattaagaaatagactgattatggaattgttatgaatttctgattataatcggttgataccggaaagatttgaattgtggcgggattacggattgtatgggatatgagttatagattgtaactgttatctggtgaattggtattgacggggatattaaattgtaccgttataccattgattttgaattaaatccagattgatcagattgttatggaattgactagtatattgatatgagattattgatattgtcagtaccagacagattgtgagttcaggacttcgactgagccagaaaccgacgaaggaaaggtataagtcaatgtggtattgggagatcgacttgagtcagtttagacttgggtttccctaaatcacatactttaatttattgcattgatatttgcattgagttgattgatatacttgtcctcttgattttagacagcaggtattagaggagtcatcttatgacagaagtgccgttagtggtgggatcaccacgggcacattgcacgatgtcataagatggtgtattggcggatgtgccaaagtctgtcactggatgtttggctatcgatgtggataggatggtggctttttctattactgttaatcagtattgtatcgatgtggatagattagtagctcttctattactcttaatcgatgtcatatcgatgtggatagaattagagttgcttctattactgttaatcggtactatattgatgtggatagaataatagcttcttctattactggtaatcgataccgtatcgatgtgaatagaactggagtcttttctattactgttgatcgataccatatcggcgttgatagaactggagtcttttctattactgttagtcgatatatgcatgccaacttctggaatcgggatccctagactaggattgagtctagtctgaatgatgtagctacgagtattgtcgacagtttgatattgattatgtttcagactttgttacatatatctgttacctgattacatgctttatattgtttatatgattgcatgtttcgttgatttatactgggagtatattctgaccggtttatccggctgttgtcttgtctgtatgtgtacttgacaacaggtgggacaggatcagggtccaggagatgaagagagatcgtgattagagtggtggcaccggacttggactagagatagggttgaacacttgatagtagtgtcaaaccctagtttgcataaatgtgttgtaataccggacttgtattttatatactgatatgtatatatgttttaatttcactacgttccgcattttaaaaaaaaaaattattagaccctgttttaattgattaattagtcccaattatgataaagaacttgattagcgtctgggtccccacattttggaagactttatgggctaaacttggcacaaaattgttgttttctactacttgtcatcctcaaacgtatggacaaactgaagttgtcaatagaactttgggaacacttttgcgtgctattcttaaatagaacttggattgacatttctatggactttttttttgggttgactaggactaagaaggggagggattctatttttattgttgtggatagattctctaagatggcacattttatagcttgtcataaaaccgatgatgcttcaaacattgcggatttgttctttagagaagtcgttaggttgcatggcatgtctaggaatattgtttctggtcgcgatgttaaattcttgagttacttttggaagactttatgggctaaacttggtacaaaattgttgttttctactacttgtcatcctcaaaaggatggacaaactgaagttgtcaatagaactttgggaacagttttgcgtgctattcttaaaaagaaattggatttacatttgtatggactttattttggggttgcctaggactaagaaggggagggattctatttttgttgttgtggatagattctcaaagatggcacattttatagcttgtcataaaaccgatgatgcttgaaacattgcggatttgttctttagcgaaGTCGTTATGTGAGGCCCAATTACTAATGGCCCAGCCCATTTCATTTGTTAATAAATACCCAAACCCAATTGACAGAAATCAGAAATCAGATCGCTCAAAATCCAGTAGGCTCTTCCCCAGCTTGCCCGTCGTTTCTCTCCATCTTTCTGCTTCAGTGCCGTCGCGCCGCCAGCAGCCGGTTTTTAAGCGCAGTAGGTTAGAAATCTCCTCTTTCCTTCTATTAGAGTATTTCCTGCCATGAATCGGAAGGTGTTGAGCTCGATTGGTCTTGTTTTTCCAGCAACAGTACGTGTAAGCTTCGATTCGgtttaggtaagcttttggctTCGAATTTTGGTTGTTCTTGGTGTATTAGTTTATATAAGTGTAGAATTGAGCTTTTCCCCTAATTTCCAGCTAGGTTTCCGGCGTGAACAGTATTTCCGGCGACTTGTTCCGGCGAGCCACCTTTACGAATTACCGTTGTGCATTCTAGCTTCGTTTCTTGAGGTATCAAGCTTGAATTCAGATTGTTCAAGGGTTATATAAGCTGTCCGGATTTCGAATTTTAACCGAGCCGATTTATTTTGGTTTAGTCGTTTGGTATGCATTATATTGAAGTGTATAGCGAATTTATATTGTAGGTTTGGTTGTTGGACGAGTTTGTTCGATATTCCTTAAGAATCTGTGGTATTGTAAGTTGCAATTGAGGTACGCTCAAACCTATATCATTATGACGGTTATATTGGCGTGTACGAATATTCGGTGAATGTTGTTTGCTATGATGTGCATTGAATGTTTATATTGTTGCATTCATGCATAAATTGTATTGGCATAACATATTGAGCCTTGCCTCCTTTGACGGCTATTTATGTTGATTCTGTTGAGATATATTGAGTCATCAGAGGGACGAGTGGATTAGGATTAGCCACATTCCCAGATGACAGCTAGGGACGAGCGACTTAGCTACTCGCATTcccgatgctacgtgcatggacgagcggcgatttgatgctgcattcctggcacgggtggccactgttactgttgATGATGCTATTCGTTTGGACTCCATTCGGTATCCGTTATCCCATTGTTACCATTCATGCATCGCATAGCATTGCATTTACTTGATATTATTACATGTCTTTTATTTGCGTCGTGATTTTACTGGTTTGTCGTACTGGGGTCCGACCCCTGTTTTCTTTTgatgttgtggttgtttttgatgccatagcaggtcATTCCAGGGGTTTTGACGtgtctggtggagcgtcagcgAGTGGAACCCAGTAGTCAGTTGGTTTGTGTCAGAGTTCccagatatttatatattatactggtttgataCATTTGCCAGGGAGATGCCCTGTGTAGCTGTATGGTGATGTCTTTATGTGGTttggattttatttgtggtttgttgtgtctagtcctggccagtgcggctgtAGGATATTTGTTTGGTTGGTTGTGAACTTGACGTTATTTTCGAGCGTATATTACTGTTGttgtgttttgaaatttttgggatgtcctacttacggggaggtcatgccgaaatttctgtaggcccaaatGAACGTTTTAAAGTCGTTTTCGCTGTTTATACTAATTAATCCTTGTTGTttggtaattaaatattaattagagCACGGGCCCTGACAGTTTCGTATCAGAGCGTAACTGGGATACGCTCGAATTAGAGTCTAGGACACTCGAGTTTAgacacaaataaaatgattgtGCATGTGTTTTGATTATTTGCTCTTACTTGTTTatatgttttgaattaattGTATCAGCATGACTAGAGTGTatttgtttaagtttatgcttttatactcAACCGATTATTTGTTTCTGCCTGTGGATTAAATACCTGTGTCTTGTAGATGGCACCTGGGCGGAAGAGTAGAAAAGGAAAGGAAGTTGTTCAGGAGTCTGAAGCTCCTAACGTTAGAGGACTGAACGAGACTGACTGGGGAAGACGAGGTCGTCGTCCTCGGGGTGAAGCACGAAATGTTAATGTTGATCGGGAAGTGGATCAGTTGACGAGAGGAGTGGGTGAAATGGAACTTGAGATATCTCGATTTCAGAATATGCGTCCTCCTCGATTCTTTGGTAATGAAGATGGTGAGAAAGCTATAGCGTGGCTGAAGAGTATGAAGCGTTTGTTCAATATGCTGGAGTACACCCCTGATTTGCAGCTTAAGTTGGCCATTTGTCAATTAAAGGACCGAGCTCAGTTGTGGTGGGAAACTACTGAGGATGCTTTGAAGGAATCGGGTGAAAGAGTTACTTGGGATGTGTTTTGTGCTCAGTTTACTCGAGAGTATTCACCGCCTTCTTATTATTCGGCCAAGAAAGCTGAGTTCAATAGATTGACTCAGGGAAATATGACTGTTGTGGAGTATGCCTCTCAATTCTCAGCGCTTCTTGCCTATGTTCCTCATGTTGCTAGCAGTGATCGGAACAAGCTATCGCATTTTATGCAAGGATTGAATCGAACCATTTGCACTTTGGTAATAGCTGGAGCACCTGTTAATTATGCCGATGCTGTTGAGAAAGCCAAGAATGTGGAAGCGAGTCTACTTTTGGCAGAACCACAGTCAGCCCAACCAGGTTTTCCTTAGAGTTTTGGAGGTAATGTGCCGATGCCAGTGGGTGCACCACTATACCCATCTTTATTGCCGTATCAGCCTTCGCAGCCTTATCAGCAACCAAAACAGAAAAACTTTAAGGCCAAAGGAAAACAGTTCAAGAAACAGACTCGtagcagttcttctagttccGGCAGTCAGCGTGGGAGCTCAGTTGGGTCCCCAGCTGGAGTATTTTGTGATCGTTGTGGTGGTAAGCATTTCAGTACTCAGTGTACGGGAGTTCAAGGATCTTGTAATATTGTGGGCAAGTTGGACATTATGCTAGAGTATGTCCGAATGCGGCAAGACAACAATTTCAGCAACCTCAGTTTGGTCAGGGTTTTGGAGGACAAACAACTAGACCTTTTGTTCCGACTCAGTCTTTCCAGCAGTCTAGCTATCCTCAGCCTAGAGGTTCTGCACAGCAGCGTTTCTCAGGGCCACAGCAGGCTCGAGTTCATGCTTTAACCCAGGATCAAGTTCAAGACGCACCGGGCGGAGTTATCGCAGGTATCTGTCTTATTTTTAATCATCCTGCACGCATACTGATAgacacaggagcatctcattcatttgtATCTGTTGTATTTGTTGATGAGCATGAGATGGCTACTACTCCGTTGATAGATACAGTGTCAGTCTCTACTCCTGCCGgtgttgttagagtaggtgcccgtcgagccaagtgttggccgagtgttcacaatgaaactctatgaataagcagtctttattttaataatatttgaaattattattttggcgaatctttatctgtatacccatgctagctgcatagataaagcccttgaatatacaaatagtagaaagaatatgagatgctcatatgatgagtatcatgaaactcatatttgtaatactgtatattctaaacggttcctagtcgattcagccgccactaagaaggatataggccgctcgagttagagactagtatctgcgatgtgagtaccatgtttcattggtaggggacattgtgatgtccgaacatgcagataggtgctcctggtagagtgcactgaacaaccctccataaaaggactttccaagtggttctcacttatcgagtggaaaagtcctggtttatggttgtacagaattagtccttatgacccgggacaacattgagactctatgtgctagaattacactttgacttgtttaccgactctcatggggtcatcaggtggcaaggttggatgttctgtcgaaacacataggagtcgatgcattgtagtcggggattcaccgcttgccttcgggtatggatatcctatgtgttatcatgtgtatgtagatcgaaatctctggccagagtatggatgtaattatgaaaggtgtttcatagattgcaccatcgatgcaactacgacatgacacatattatcgattcattgacaactctcgatgaaccaatggttgtcgaatcggtcgggatatatgagttgaagggaccgtactgtacgctaaccataattgaatggttcttgcaggcactatcatttgatacctagggaatcatgtaagcgatgctgctaggcgtttaacatgattggttgggtactatcagacttgagttctgacgttcttattatcaagatgttgataaataagaatggagcaattggggtatgctcgtataaggacatgtttagttcgaatcacatagagatgtgaacccacggctagttgtatcaatgaaccattgagggccacacaagtactagctttctagatcccgttgagaagtaaaaatagttcaatgtgttgaacggcttataaaggagtttataagcgtaagaaaaattggaagtatgacttctataatggagaaaatagttcaaagtgttgaacgacttataaatgagtttataagtgtaaggaaaaatagaagtatgacttctatgagagaaatgtaaattttgatttatggaagtgttcctaaattaaaatttggccaagagaataatgtaattgaaaattgtgattttcataaacattattatggactaaattaaattaattcaagtgttgaattaattaaacactagtggacctagtagagtccaaataattaaattaattcaagtgttgaattaattaaattatattgagtcttgtaaagctcaatttaaattaattatttaactagtgggacttgggtaaattcaagtaatgtttaattagtctcaaatatgtttgagatatttaaatttagtccatggtttttattttgataaaaaccatattatatacatgcttgggaggtgaagaggtggagattacttttgaataaaaaattgcatggcatgcaactttttcacttttgctttttgcaacaccaagacatgcaattaactcattctcctccCTCCTCCAAGCTAGATGGCCGAAACTAGCATCcaaaattctctccaatttttcttccttttgtgttcttcaatttgttggagaaaacacacacttctctttgaaaaatcctcatgtttttctagtgcaaaatatgaggggatcttcctagttagtggtgggcctaattttgaaggaaaggaaggaaagcttgtagatcttcttccattcaagagctaaggtttttaaatcttagttggagccatacatcaacctcaagaggttgataggtatactttcttacaccctatgaatgtcattttgtgtatgtttttgtatttgttgcacatgaaaagatggtggccgaaattttcactttaaaattcgatttttgtgcttccgttgcgcttccggccaccgtaaccggtccgctttcaagtggtatccgagctatggttacgattttgtgtagcaactacaagatattatattgagattgatttctaaccgcatgagaacaaaattttgcaacGAAATCAAGGCATGAATATGgggatttcgggcagcatgttgctgcccgtgtcgggcagctcgggctgcccgaggggctgcccgtttcgggcagctagagcagcccgaggggctgcccgaacaaccccttgttttaaataaaaaaaaaaatttttttggtaagttggccggaatccggcgacggagctccggcgacggcgatgacggctagggtttccaaaagtgttttggaatatcaaagtgtcatgggccttgagttgttgggccattggatggctaacatgtttgtgattttaaatgggccaaaatatttttggtgaaaaatgagtttttgggcccttaagtttaaaattacaaaagttgcaaatttttctcatgaaataaataatttaagttggactttaattatttatagtaaatggtgatttacaagaaattcggttataaataaattaatttgaaagtagacaaaggtgtttgtatactttgttaatttagtttattatcgtggcggttagtgattggatcaagatatataatattggatcaattaattattgtgataattaattgatggtgtatgatatgtgatattatgcattaaggatgatcaaaagcccaagcccaatttgctaggtgtatgctaggatattttgtgttgaatgattgtaataattatcaatttatcaagtgggcttggtttatggcccgttcccaccccatgagatgtatccctatttgccatggatatttatttgtaaatattagtatagtggatgatcaagattggaagatggtggccatgatgattatgaagatcgaagacatgtaaatattggaagcttatgtaaatgttgcatttgcatcccgtgcatttaccctaggattggacctaggtccgtgtttagctcacacggaccgttagtattggggcgattgatcatccttgtttgtttactgtttataatatatgcatgatatgttataaataatgagtatgtgcgttattattatgataataacaaagttgcatgaatccgacaaacatacgatcaaacatggcgagcttttaaaataaaattaatgatgagacctttcaaaattaaaaaccctcattttgaataagattcaaaattaatatcaagcctgaaaaggggaattataaatttgtttataatttccttgtcttccatcgacaatgggtgcatgatgaacgctacccgtactcgggctcggctcatattattgggggagcctcgagtgccggaaagctgtgacatccattgacatggtgatgtgaactacgtggaactcccatgatttcggctcatattattgagggaactcatggcgaccgtccattaaggttcaacatcgatgggtaaggcttgacacgtgaagatgaacgacgtcatattattgggtcctaatcaaacgtgagacaaaagtttacgttaagggttgcattgtgatgcaattggaaactaccttttaggttttgtgattggctgatattattcgggatcataattcgctaattggaccttacgtacctactgaggaaaggagtttcccgttttcactagagggtagtgaaagatgtcaaaacagtgggagcaaatatttatgaagtataagtccaaacttcatatcttactaaatatttaaaatagtcatcaacatttatctgtttttacttttcagtacaaatcgacaatgtcttcgatgcgcaattcgatatctataatactcgacaaacacatattaactggacctaattacctcacttggctaagaaatttgaaaatagtcttaaattcggaaagggtaacatatacactaactcagtcgccccctgttgaggctccgactgactgcaatcctgaggaattgcaggcttacaaggaatggtgtgaccatgacttgatagccaggtgttatatgctgacttctatgaacgatgagctacagaggcgttttgagggtgcaaagagtgctgctgacattcatttgcatctcaaagagctctttggagagcaaacgcgtcctcttaggcatgctaccgtcaaggagctgatcactttgcgcatgcgagaggggacctcggtccatgagcatggcctaaaggtgatcgggctcgtggacaagctcgttggcatggatctgatcctgccttcggagttgaccaccgacatgttgctgttatcgctgcctagctcatttgatccttttgtggtgaatttcaacatgaacaagatggaaccgacccttgaggagttggtgaacatgcttgttacgtttgaatccaccatcaagaaagagaagttggttctttatgtgggttcttcatctggtacgaagattgatccacatgagaATGGAAAGAAGAgctctttccaacgtcccaagaagaacgtgcccttgatgaggcaatctccgaatcccgttgagacagcaagaccagttaaggctgacaagactggtgatgtatgtcatcactgcaagaagcctggacattggaggcgaaattgcaaggagtatctggcccagaagagttctggaaatggtatgttctaaattgaagtaaacatttcaattaactctacttcttgggtattagataccggttgtgactcacatctctgtaatgggttacaggtgatgggaagaagtaggaagcttaaagaaggtgtgaccttcttgagaatgagcaatggagcaagagttgctgccaaggctattgaggatgtttacttattattgaacaatactttaagttaattttaagagatgttttgtttgtacctgtttggtgtaaaacattgtttccatttctattgtgataaaaatggatattcttgtttatttagcaaaggtgtttgcaacatttacaagaatgaatgtttaattggtacttgagaacttgaaaacgatctctataacttaaaagtaaaagatattctactaaatgtccattcaaaggcagataccatatgagatatggatgggtaagcctcccaaatattcttatcttagaatatggggagccctgcttatgtgaagcaggtaagtgggagataaattggattgttgatccattttatgttactttgtgggatatccaaggaattaagttggatatcatttctatcatccccaagaaacaaaagtgtttgtttctaggaatgcaacctttttggaaagggattttctattggatagaaaaaggcagatgatagaactcgaagaggttcgagagaaacccacaattatagaacccacacccgatgagccaagagaggagatacaagctcctaaaagatccgagagactctcgagaccacctatgaggtatggtcagcttcttgaagaaggccatgatgagcctaaccatggatgtgatccatggaccttcaaggaagcgttatctgatgccaattcatccaagtgacttgaagaaatggaatctgagttgaattccatgcattcgaaccaagtgtaggatcttgtggatccacctgtgggaactgttcccacagggacttggggaggatgggaaggtgttgaccttcaaggcgcgattggtggcaaaaggatgtactcaaagacaaggagttgactttgaggaaaccttttcccaatcgcaatgttcaagtccataaggattttattagccatagctgcatagtatgactatgagatatggcagatggatgtcaagacaaactttcttaaatggggatcttaagaaagttatttacatgtctaaacctgaagggtttacatctatcggaagtgagcatatggtatgcaaacttcagagatctatttatgatctaaagcaggcatctaggagttggaacctcagattcgacagtacaatcaaatagtttgatttactaagaatcatgagggaccctatgtgtataagaaggtcagtgggagtgttgtgacattcctggtgttatatgttgataacattctactcattgggaatgatgtaggaatgttgcaatcaactaagatatggttaacgagtaagttctcgatgcaggacttgggagaagcatcttttgtattgggatacagatctatagagatagatcgaaaagatggcttggtctcacccagtccacatacatgataccatcgtgaagcggttctcgatggatgcgtccttgagaggacatctaccaatgtgtcatggcgtgtccctatccaagtctgtctcctgagactgatgcagagatagtgacgatgacacgcattccgtatgcttcggcaattggtaacatcatgtatgggatgatatctacacgtcctgacgtggcgttttcactatgtgtagtgaaaagatatcaatcgaaccctggtctccacacctgaaagctgtgaaagacatcctcaagcagttgagaaggaccaataagttgttcttggtctatggggtggagaactgaaattggaagactATACCGacactagcttccaaagcgatatcgataactcgaagacaacctctagttttgtattcatgctcaacggtgctgct encodes:
- the LOC140821559 gene encoding uncharacterized protein codes for the protein MAPGRKSRKGKEVVQESEAPNVRGLNETDWGRRGRRPRGEARNVNVDREVDQLTRGVGEMELEISRFQNMRPPRFFGNEDGEKAIAWLKSMKRLFNMLEYTPDLQLKLAICQLKDRAQLWWETTEDALKESGERVTWDVFCAQFTREYSPPSYYSAKKAEFNRLTQGNMTVVEYASQFSALLAYVPHVASSDRNKLSHFMQGLNRTICTLVIAGAPVNYADAVEKAKNVEASLLLAEPQSAQPGFP